One genomic segment of Vulpes vulpes isolate BD-2025 chromosome 2, VulVul3, whole genome shotgun sequence includes these proteins:
- the WNK4 gene encoding serine/threonine-protein kinase WNK4 isoform X10 translates to MLAPPTSETAVPMSQAEADLGLRPPPPLAAAAGPPRLGPPPRRARRFSGKAEPRPRSSRLSRRSSVDLGLLSLWSQPASPVPEPPDPPDSAGAGPARSPPPSCPEPPEGTWTGGAPVKAADSTRPELPGSTGGPGGRDPPTVPEAAARERQREQEEKEDTETQAVATSPDGRYLKFDIEIGRGSFKTVYRGLDTDTTVEVAWCELQTRKLSRTERQRFSEEVEMLKGLQHPNIVRFYDSWKSVLRGQVCIVLVTELMTSGTLKTYLRRFREMKPRVLQRWSRQILRGLHFLHSRVPPILHRDLKCDNVFITGPSGSVKIGDLGLATLKRASFAKSVIGTPEFMAPEMYEEKYDEAVDVYAFGMCMLEMATSEYPYSECQNAAQIYRKVTSGTKPNSFYKVKMPEVKEIIEGCIRTDKNERFTIQDLLAHAFFREERGVHVELAEEDDGEKPGLKLWLRMEDARRGGRPRDNQAIEFLFQLGRDAAEEVAQEMVALGLVCEADYQPVARAVRERVAAIQRKREKLRKARELEALPPAPGPQAATVPMTPGPPSVFPHEPEEPEADQHQPFLFRHASYSSTTSDCETDGYLSSSGFLDASDPAFQPPGGVPSSPAESHLCLPSAFALSIPRSGPGSDFSPGDSYASDAASGLSDVGEGMACMRRPPGRNLRRRPRSRLRVTSVSDQNDRVVECQLQTHNSKMVTFRFDLDGDSPEEIAAAMVYNEFILPSERAGFLSRIREIIQRVETLLKRDTGPVEAAEDPLGPQEEPVPLPALSSPLPDQSCAELQSSTSLEQRSWAAFSTSSSSPGTPLSPGNLFSPGTPETPVSPSPIFPITSSPYPSPSPFSQVSSNLPQHSPNSLLGFSPSAAQFPGPTSHYLQSSILPSPASSPSCSQLALSPPSFLSCPSTSPLPSTTAAPLLSLASAFSLAVMTVAQSLLSPSPGLLSQSPVAPPGPLPSLPLPAPTAASPPTAEIESEASPNPARPLLGEARLAPISEEGKPQLVGRFQVTSSKEPAEPLPLQPAFPTLSSSLKPPTPQLTSESSDTEDSAGSGPEAREALAESDRAAEGLGAGVEEEGDDGKEPRVGGSPPPQSHPSPVWMNYSYSSLCLSSEESESSGEDEEFWAQLQSLRQKHLSEVEALQTLQKKEIEDLYSRLGKQPPPGIVAPAAMLSSRQRRLSKGSFPTSRRNSLQRSEPLGPGIMRRNSLSGSSTGSQEQR, encoded by the exons ATGCTGGCACCCCCGACCTCCGAGACTGCAGTCCCCATGTCCCAGGCGGAGGCCGACCTGGGCCTGCGGCCCCCGCCGCctctcgccgccgccgccggtccACCCCGCCTCGGGCCCCCTCCTCGCCGGGCGCGCCGCTTCTCCGGGAAGGCTGAGCCCCGGCCGCGCTCTTCCCGTCTCAGCCGCCGAAGCTCGGTCGACTTGGGACTGCTGAGCTTGTGGTCCCAGCCAGCTTCACCCGTTCCGGAGCCCCCTGATCCTCCGGACTCCGCTGGTGCCGGCCCCGCGAGGAGCCCACCGCCTAGCTGTCCAGAGCCCCCCGAGGGCACGTGGACTGGGGGAGCCCCGGTGAAGGCTGCAGACTCCACGCGTCCAGAGCTCCCGGGCTCCacagggggccctgggggccgggATCCGCCGACTGTCCCTGAAGCTGCGGCTCGGGAGCGGCAGCGGGagcaggaggaaaaggaggacaCGGAGACCCAGGCAGTGGCAACGTCCCCGGATGGCCGGTACCTCAAGTTTGACATCGAGATTGGACGTGGCTCGTTCAAGACGGTGTATCGAGGGCTGGACACTGACACCACGGTGGAGGTGGCCTGGTGTGAGCTGCAG ACTCGGAAACTGTCTCGAACCGAGCGGCAGCGATTCTCTGAGGAAGTGGAGATGCTCAAGGGGCTGCAGCACCCCAACATCGTCCGCTTCTACGACTCGTGGAAGTCAGTGCTGAGGGGCCAGGTTTGCATTGTGCTGGTCACCGAACTCATGACCTCCGGCACCCTCAAGAC ATACCTGAGGCGATTCCGCGAGATGAAGCCACGAGTCCTTCAGCGCTGGAGCCGCCAGATCCTCCGGGGTCTTCATTTCCTACACTCCCGGGTACCCCCCATTCTGCACAGGGATCTCAAGTGCGACAACGTCTTTATTACGGGCCCTTCGGGTTCAGTCAAGATTGGGGACCTGGGCCTGGCCACGCTCAAGCGTGCCTCCTTTGCCAAGAGCGTGATCG GGACCCCTGAGTTCATGGCTCCTGAGATGTACGAGGAAAAGTACGATGAGGCCGTGGACGTGTACGCGTTCGGCATGTGCATGCTGGAGATGGCGACCTCGGAGTACCCTTACTCAGAGTGCCAGAATGCCGCGCAAATCTACCGCAAGGTCACTTCG GGCACAAAGCCAAACAGCTTCTACAAGGTGAAGATGCCCGAGGTGAAGGAGATCATTGAAGGCTGCATCCGCACGGATAAGAACGAGAG ATTCACCATCCAGGACCTGCTGGCTCACGCCTTCTTCCGCGAGGAGCGCGGCGTGCACGTGGAGCTGGCGGAGGAGGACGACGGTGAGAAGCCAGGCCTGAAGCTCTGGCTGCGCATGGAGGACgcgcggcgcggggggcgcccGCGGGACAACCAGGCCATAGAGTTCCTGTTCCAACTGGGCCGGGACGCGGCAGAGGAGGTGGCGCAGGAGATG GTGGCCCTGGGTTTAGTCTGTGAAGCTGATTACCAGCCAGTGGCCCGTGCAGTACGTGAACGAGTTGCTGCTATCCAGCGAAAGCGTGAGAAGCTGCGCAAAGCTAGGGAGTTGGAGGCCCTACCCCCTGCACCAGGACCTCAAGCAGCAACTGTCCCCATGACTCCTGGTCCCCCCAGTGTCTTCCCCCATGAGCCtgaggagccagaggcagaccAGCACCAGCCTTTCCTCTTCCGCCATGCCAGCTACTCATCTACCACCT cGGATTGCGAGACTGATGGCTACCTCAGCTCCTCCGGCTTCCTGGATGCCTCAGACCCTGCCTTTCAGCCCCCTGGGGGGGTGCCATCCAGCCCCGCTGAGTCCCATCTCTGCCTGCCCTCG GCTTTTGCCCTCTCCATCCCACGTTCTGGCCCTGGCAGCGACTTTTCCCCGGGAGACAG ctACGCCTCAGATGCAGCATCAGGCCTTAGTGATGTGGGAGAAGGGATGGCATGCATGAGGAGACCCCCAGGGAGAAATCTCCGGCGCAGACCGAGATCCCGGCTGCGGGTCACTAGT GTCTCAGACCAGAATGACAGAGTGGTTGAGTGCCAGCTACAGACCCACAATAGCAAGATGGTGACCTTCCGATTTGATCTGGATGGGGACAGCCCAGAGGAGATTGCAGCTGCCAtg GTATATAACGAGTTCATTCTGCCCTCGGAGCGAGCCGGCTTCCTGAGCCGTATTCGGGAGATTATCCAGCGAGTGGAGACCCTGTTGAAGAGAGATACTGGCCCTGTGGAGGCTGCTGAGGACCCCCTGGGCCCCCAG GAGGAGCCAGTACCATTGCCTGCTCTTTCAAGCCCCCTTCCAGACCAATCCTGTG CAGAGCTCCAGAGCAGCACTTCCCTGGAGCAGCGGAGCTGGGCAGCCTTCTCTACCTCCTCATCTTCTCCTGGAACCCCCTTGTCTCCTGGAAACCTGTTTTCCCCTGGAACCCCAGAAACCCCTGTTTCCCCAAGTCCCATCTTCCCCATCACTTCTTCCCCATACCCCAgcccttcccctttctcccaaGTCTCTTCAAATCTCCCCCAACACTCCCCCAACtctctgcttggattctctcccAGTGCTGCCCAGTTCCCTGGCCCAACCTCTCATTATCTGCAGAGCTCCATCCTCCCTtcacctgcctcctctcccagTTGTTCCCAGTTAgctctttctcccccttccttcctctcctgcccttccacttctcccctcccctccaccactgcagcccctctcctctctctggctAGTGCCTTCTCCCTGGCTGTGATGACTGTGGCCCAGTCCCTGCTGTCTCCCTCACCTGGGCTCCTGTCCCAGTCCCCTGTGGCCCCTCCTGGTCCTCTACCTAGCCTGCCCCTGCCCGCTCCCACTGCGGCTTCACCTCCAACAGCTGAGATAGAAAGTGAG gCCTCACCAAATCCTGCTCGGCCGCTCCTGGGTGAAGCCAGACTGGCACCCATCTCTGAAG AGGGAAAGCCACAGCTTGTGGGGCGTTTCCAAGTGACTTCATCCAAGGAACCGGCTGAGCCTCTTCCCCTGCAACCAGCATTCCCAACTCTCTCCAGTTCCCTGAAGCCTCCAACCCCTCAGCTGACCTCAGAGAGCTCAGACACAGAGGATAGTGCTGGAAGTGggccagaggccagggaggctcTGGCTGAGAGTGACCGTGCAGCCGAAGGCCTAGGGGCTGGAGTTGAGGAGGAAGGGGATGATGGGAAGGAACCCCGAGTGGggggcagccccccaccccagagtcaTCCCAGCCCGGTATGGATGAACTACTCCTACAGCAGCCTGTGTCTGAGCAGTGAGGAATCCgagagcagtggggaggatgAGGAATTCTGGGCTCAGCTGCAGAGCCTTCGGCAGAA GCACTTGTCAGAGGTGGAGGCACTACAGACACTACAGAAGAAGGAAATTGAGGACTTGTACAGCCGGCTTGGGAAGCAGCCCCCACCGGGGATAGTGGCCCCAGCTGCGATGCTGTCCAGCCGCCAGCGCCGCCTCTCTAAGGGCAGCTTTCCCACCTCCCGCCGCAACAGCCTGCAGCGCTCTGAGCCCCTGGGCCCGG